Part of the Verrucomicrobiales bacterium genome is shown below.
GTGACGAGATGCCATTTGGCGTAAAGTTTGGCGGCGTGTGGCGAACTCATCGACGGACCGAACGTGGTCATGATGAGGAATCGTATTTGTATCTGGCAGACGACGGAAAAGTTGGGATTCTTGTCACCTTTAGGCCATGAGGGGCGCGTCGAACCAGATCGTCGACCGAACCGCCGCCAGCCTCGGGATTCCGGATATGATGATCATCACTGTACCCATCACTTCGTCGATCGCCCTCTTACGGCGGCGGTCTGTCACGATTGATCGTTAGCCGACTCCGTATGTCCACTCCCACGCAGGATCAGATTGATGTGTTCGGCACACTCGATGAGCGGGAGGCCTGCAAACACTTCCTTGGGAAGACGGTGGATGAGGCGGTCCGTCTGTTCGAGGACAATGCGCTCTTCTACCAGGAGGATCTCATGTTCATGGGGCCGGTGGCCTTCCAATACTACGTGCCCGCCTTCGTGCGGTATATCGACTCTGCAGTTGGGGATTCGGACGCTGTCAACTGCTTCGTTGGTCTGCTGGAGCATCGGTTGAGCTACGATACTCAGTCTGTACTCGGTCTCGCCTCGCAGCTAGGGGCAGCCTGCAAAGCGATCCTGACTCGGTATGAAGATTACCATGTGACGGAGGAGATCTACGGAGATCTCCGTCCTCGATATCGAGCGATCCTGTCCCGACTCGAGGCCCCCACCGGCTAACAAGCCCAGTGGAGAGCAACAGCCCTTAGCCCTCGAGATGTTCACATGAGTTTAGGTTCTGAAGTCACAGGTCTGATGTGGGCGCGTTCTCGTTCGACGGGCTATGCCTCACTGGGGAGTCGTTAGCCAGCTTCAATCGCCATGAGCAAACGAGATACAAGAAGGCAGAACAAGTTGACCGCGAGTGTGGGCATTGCTCTGTTCATCGTTCTCCTGCCGCTGATCATAGTTTTGGTCACACTTCATTTTGCAACCAGTTTGTCCCTTTACGTTGCGATTTGGTGTTGCTGGTGTTCGCGAGGGCGTGATGTTTTGCTCATCTATTCCGACAGTCCGATTTGGCGTGATTATGTTGAGGGCCAAATCCTCCCCAGACTGGGACAGAGAGCGGTTATCCTCAATTGGTCACACCGTGGTCGGTGGCGGCGTAGTTTGTCCGTTCTCGCGTTTCAGCATTTCGGTGGCTATCGGAATTTCAATCCTATGGCGATTGTCTTTCGACCATTCCACCTCGCGCGGCATTTTCGTTTCTACGAGCCTTTCTGCGACTTCAAGTGCGGCAAGACCGAGGCGGTCAGCAATATGGAGAGAGAGCTTTATACTTTTCTCGAGGATACTTCTGTTCGGCGAGCTGGCTAACCAGCTCACTCGAGTGAACGCTCGACAAGCTCGCGTCACTCAGTTCGAAATTCGTTCGGCGGCGTAGCTATGAACAACATCCGGCTCATTGTTGCGGTTGTGATCTTGCTCTTTGCGGCTTACATCGTCGTGATGAATTGGAGCTGTGTGATTATCAGCCTCCGGAACAAGAAGCGCGGGATTAACCGCTATCATTCCACTGTCCCCCTCCTGTCGTTGATGATCACGTATCTGGCTTATATTATGTATCCCTGGCCGTGGATGATGGTGGTTCCTCTTCTCGACATCGCCAACTGGATCATGCTGTGGGCCCCTTTGTGGTGGATTCGAGAAATCCGCAGGAGGAAAATCGCCGAACAAGCCACTCGATCCAACAGCCCTTAGCCTTCGAGTTTTTCACATGATCACCCTTCCCTCATCTCTGGTTTCGTCCGAGTTGGTTCTCGGTCGGCGGGCTGTGGATCAGCGGGAGCGTTGGATGGCGGACGTAGCGCATCACTTCGTATCGATATGAGAGCCTTTGCGATGAGTCTGATGGTGATAGGCTGCCTGACCAATCTCATTGGCGGGATTATGATCTTAGTCGTCGCCAAGCGAGTGAGCGCTCTGTGGTTCATTGGGTGTCTTCTATCCATCGCCATGCCCATTTTTGTCGTCGCCTACTGGCAGGTCGCCAGGAGGGCATTTCTGATCTGGCTGGCAGGAGCTCTAGCTGCTGGACTGGCCTCGATGATGGTTCCGGATCTCTGTTGTTGAGCTGCGACATCCAACCACCCACTCGATCCAACAGCCCTTAGCCTCCGGGTTTTTTACATGATCAGCATTACTACATCCCTTGCTTCGTCCGAGGTGGTTCTCGGTCGGCGGGCTGTGGATCAGCGGGGTCGTTAACTGGAAACTGCGATGCGATTGGTGAAGACCTATGCGGTGACTGCTTACGGACTCGGAGTTCTGGGTGCCATCACTCTGGGGAGTCTGTTGAACCCGGCCTACGATGACGGGCTGTTGGGATTCTTTTATCATTTCCTTCTCGTGCCGGTGCTGGGTTTCATGTTTTACGTCCCGCATGAGATCATATTCTCGATTCGTAACGGAGTAACAGGTGCGGAGCAGAATTTCATCAGTGTGTTGATCGGTCTCTGTTTTTGCCTTGCTGTCGATCGATTTCGAGGCTGGCGTCGAGGGCAGCGTGAAGGAAAGCACCGGCCCAACGATCGCACTCGATCCAATAGCCGTTAGTCTCCGGGTTTTTCACATGATCACCGTTCCTGCATTCCGGGTCTTGACCGAGTTGGCTCTCGGTCGGCGGACTCTGGATCAGCGGGGACGTTGGGCGGCGTTAACGCAATGAACATTCGAACACGCAGGTTCTTCGGGGTCGTTGCCGGCTTATTGGTGGTCAGCGTCGGCTTGTTCCTGTGGCACATCGCCTCGCCGCGCATCGTCGCTCGAGCGATTACTCCCGAAGGCATCGAGATGTGCATTGTTCAGAGGTGCAATTGGACCGGTGAGCCATTCACGACGAGTTTTGTTTTTCGGAAGCCTGGAGGTCGGTGGGGTTGGTTCTATTATGACCATCAAGACTCCTACTGGGGGAGCGGGCACGCCTTAATCAACACCAATACCACTTTGGCAGTTTTCTACCGCGGAAGTTCCCCAGCCGTATCGTTCGACTGGGCCGCCCAGACGTACACGCTTCACCGATGGAACCGCACGGATACCGGTCCGGAGTGGATGCCAGCGGGATGGTCCCCGCAAGTATCAGTTCGCTGATCAAAGCCGACGCACGTTGAGATTGATTCGGTGCTTACCAATTCCACTCCTAAAGGACGCGATGAGGAAACGGAGGAAGCACAAATACACAACTTCTCTCTTCCCGGCGGACCTCGCGTCCTTTGCGGACTTCGCGGTTCAATAGTCCGCGGATTTGTTCCCGAACTCACCTGCTCCCATGGAACGCTTCACTGCCCCATTGCTCCGGCCAGCTGACGGAGGAACTGATGGTTCTTGGTCTTTTGTGCTTTTGCCAAAGAAGGCGAGTCAACAACTTCCACGACGAGGAAGGTGCACGGTCGAAGGGACCATCAACGGGCACCCATTCCAGGCGACACTCGATCCGGATGGTCAGCTCGGTCACTGGCTCAAGGTCGATGAAGAGTTAAAGAAAGCAGCAGGCATTCAGGTCGGCGATAGAGTTACGTTAGAGATCGAGCCGGTCACGCAAGAACCCGAGCCTGCCACTCCGCCTGACTTCCAAGCAGCGCTTCGAGCCTCCCCGAACGCTGAAAGAACCTGGCGCGACACGACGACCATCGCACGGCTCGATTGGATTCATTGGATCACCTCTGCCAAGCAGGCTAAAACGCGAACCAAGCGAGTGAACGATGCGGTTGAGATGCTGGCGTCCGGGAAGAAGCGTGTTTGCTGCTTCGATCCTTCCGGATTTTACAGCAAGGCATTCCGCGCACCCGAGCCTGCCGAATGAGCCGAGCGACACCCCGACCCCATGTCGAGGGGCGCGGGTGATCGATAGTTCCGCTACCAGCATCCTCGGCTCGCTCCTTCTTTTCCGCCTCCACCCTGCGTTAGCCAAGGCAACTCAACCCTTTTGTTCCAGATGATAGGGAGCCCCATTCATTCTCTCGAATTCCCGAAGTGGGCGGTTCTGACGATTGGCTTTCTTGTTTTAGGCGCGCCATGGACACGAGCGCGCCCGCGTGATTTTCTCAAGATGCCGGCTTCCTGGTTCGGGCAGGAGGAATCCAAGCGCATCGCCCGGAATATCCTCTCCTACCAAACGGAGCCTGGCGGATGGCCGAAGAATCTATCGACTACGGACAAGCCTTATGAGGGGAGGCTGGAGACGCTTCAGCCGACTTACGACAATGGGGCCACCACCGACGAGTTACGGTTTCTAGCGCGCACTCATGTTGCGACCCGAGACCTGAAACATCTGTCGGCTTTCTTCCGTGGCCTCGACTATGTCCTGGCGGGGCAGTATCCCAACGGGGGATGGCCTCAACATCACCCTCCGGGTCAGGGGTATCACCGGCACATCACCTTCAACGATCAGGCGATGGTCCGGCTGCTGGAGTTTATTCGCGAGGTGGCAGAGGACGATCTCTACTCCTTCGTGGACGACGCTCGACGAAAGCGATGTGCCTCTGCCTTTGACCGAGGAATAGGATGCATTTTCAAGTGTCAGATTAGGATCGGAGATAAGCTTACAGTTTGGTGCGCGCAGCACGACGAAATCGACTGCCGGCCAAGACCTGCACGCACCTTCGAGTTGGCGACTCTGAGCGGCTCGGAGTCAGTGGGAATTACCCGGCTGCTGATGAGCCTTCCCGATCCTTCACCGGAGGTGGTGAAATCGGTCGAAGCGGCGGTGGCATGGTTTAGGTTTGGTAGGCTCACGGGGCTCCGCCTGACCACTGTTCAGGATAGCAAGGGACCTAAGGGACTCAACAAGGTGGTGCTAGTGGACCCGACTGCTCCCCCTATCTGGGCTCGATTCTATGACCTTCACACCCAGAGCCCAGTCTTTGTCGACCGAGACGGGATAGCGAAGTCCAGGCTTGAGGACATTGGATACGAGCGCAGGAACGGATATGCTTGGTATGGCTCTTGGCCGGAAAAGCTGCTGGAGGTGGAGTTTCCCGAGTGGCGTGGACGCCACCGCCAACTGCAGCCTCCTCGATGAACTTCTGTCACTGCAAGGAGGCCGAGGTATGGCCTGCCTGCCTCGTGAAATTCGTGGTTAACCCATGGCCGGTTTAGGCTAGCAGGCGATCGAGGCCACTGGGCTCGTAGCCCGCTCCTTACGCCTGATTTTTACGAATCCGATAACTCCCATCCTCATCCTGTGCATCGTCGCCTCCTTTACTGCGACGGCCGACGATCCCATCAATACCCATTCCCAAGGCGCTACGAATCAATCAATTGCCCTGGCATTAAGACCTCTCCAAGGAATTTGGAAGGGGGTTCAGGTGGATGATTCGTCGCAACAATCGATTACCATCGCGATCACCGGCGATGCCCTCCATTTTCACCGGGACACGAACTTTTGGTTTAAGACGACCGTTACACTGCCCGCAGCCACAAACCCAAAGCAGTTACACGCTACGATCCGAGCTTGTCCCCCATCACAAAGCGATAGCCTCGGCCAAGTGGTTAGGGCCTTTTTTAAGGTTGAGGACGACAAGTTGACACTTGCCACGATAGGGGACGATGTCGATGAAACGCCTAAGAGCTTTGACGCCGCTGGGACTCGCTATGAACTCCGGAAGGTTCAACCCCAACGGAAGAGTGTCCAGCCATCCAAAGACCAATGAACACAATTGCTTATGGGTGGGGGAGCCAGTTTCCTAAACCGCCCTACGGATTAAAGCCAACGTACGTATGAAATAATCGGGAAGCGTCTTCATGCCAAAACAGCACACTTCCTTTCAGTCTTACGGATTAAAGCCAACGTACGTATGAAATAATCGGGAAGCGTCTTCGTGCCAAAACAGCACACTTCCTTTCAGTCTTACGGATTATACCCAACGTACGTATCAAATAATCGGGAGCCGCCCTCATGCTGAACCAGAACTCCTCTCCTCTTCCCTCACGCCGCGAGTTTCTCTCCACACTCGGAGCTACGACCCTGGCTGCCTCCCTCGTTCAACCCGGCTCTGCTGCGGAAGCCAGGGACGTCGGAGTGTCGGATGTCCGCCGCGAACTTCAGGCGAATGGCTCCGATCTGGGCTCCCTCTGGCCCGAGATTCAAGGACTCGCCGATGCCAACTCCTTCGCCGATTCCTACCTGAGCGGCCGATTCCAGAGCTTTGCGGAGTTCCAGTCGACCGCTCGAAACAA
Proteins encoded:
- a CDS encoding DUF1905 domain-containing protein — its product is MERFTAPLLRPADGGTDGSWSFVLLPKKASQQLPRRGRCTVEGTINGHPFQATLDPDGQLGHWLKVDEELKKAAGIQVGDRVTLEIEPVTQEPEPATPPDFQAALRASPNAERTWRDTTTIARLDWIHWITSAKQAKTRTKRVNDAVEMLASGKKRVCCFDPSGFYSKAFRAPEPAE
- the pelA gene encoding pectate lyase codes for the protein MPASWFGQEESKRIARNILSYQTEPGGWPKNLSTTDKPYEGRLETLQPTYDNGATTDELRFLARTHVATRDLKHLSAFFRGLDYVLAGQYPNGGWPQHHPPGQGYHRHITFNDQAMVRLLEFIREVAEDDLYSFVDDARRKRCASAFDRGIGCIFKCQIRIGDKLTVWCAQHDEIDCRPRPARTFELATLSGSESVGITRLLMSLPDPSPEVVKSVEAAVAWFRFGRLTGLRLTTVQDSKGPKGLNKVVLVDPTAPPIWARFYDLHTQSPVFVDRDGIAKSRLEDIGYERRNGYAWYGSWPEKLLEVEFPEWRGRHRQLQPPR